The Couchioplanes caeruleus sequence TGCCGGTACCGGTGCCCGTGCCCACGCCGCTACTCAGGCCCACGCCGTTGCCCACGCCCACGCCGTTGCCCACGCCCACGCCGTTGCCCACGCCCACGCCGTTGCCCAAACCCAAGTCCGTTCCCGTGCCTATGCCCGAGCGCGAGCCCGTGCCCGTGCCCGTGCGCAGGCCCATGCCCGAGCGCAAGCCTGTGCCCGAGCCCCTGCCTGAGCCCGAGCCCGAGCCCGAGGCGGAGACGGAGGCGGAGGCTGGGCCGGTGCCGTCCACCGATGCGCCGCCGTGCCCGTCGTCGGTCACCGTGATGATCAATCGGTCACCGAGGCGTTCCGCCACGACCTCGGCCCTGCTCGCGTTCGCGTGCTTGACGACGTTGGTCAGCGCTTCGGATACGGCGAAGTAGGCGATCGCTTCGATGCTCGGCGAGCAGCGCTGTGCGACATCGACGCGAAGCTTCACCGGCAGGGGTGCCCGGGCGACGATGCCGGACAGCGCCGCATCGAGTCCCCGGTCGTTGAGCACCGCCGGGTGCAGGCCGCGGACGAAGTCACGCAGCTCGGCCAGCGCGGTCACGGCCTCTTCGTGGGCAGCGGCAACGACCTCCTGCACGTCCGGTGACCGGTCGGACAGTGTCGCGCGGGCCATGCCCAGATTCATCGCGAGCGAGACGAGGCGCTGCTGCACACCGTCGTGCAGGTCGCGCTCGATGCGGCGCCGTTCGGCGTCGGCGGCGTCCACGAGATCTGCCCTGCTGCGTGCCAGCGACTCGACCCGCTCGGCGAGCTTTTCGGCACGGCCAGGACCAAGCAGGCGTCGGGCCGCGGCCGTGTCGGCCACGGCGACGCCGCGCGCGACCCACGGCGCTGCGAACAGCAGCACCGCGGCGCCGCCGAACCACACCACGGAGCTCCGCAGAGACAGATTGTCGCCGGACAGGATCGCGAGCACGGGCG is a genomic window containing:
- a CDS encoding sensor histidine kinase, with amino-acid sequence MTRSSNEVATHPRPSRPVMLLRSLASPEAWRATFHVVTGMLFSAVTGATIWLLGVVWWASLASLVVGPTGHWLLPVLYVAVTLTSPLALLGCVRFLSAMQRERFRAVLGLDIAAPMPDPGTGWHRILRPWTAASVWRQLAYHLLAPLLGGLGGVVVLFCWFAPVLAILSGDNLSLRSSVVWFGGAAVLLFAAPWVARGVAVADTAAARRLLGPGRAEKLAERVESLARSRADLVDAADAERRRIERDLHDGVQQRLVSLAMNLGMARATLSDRSPDVQEVVAAAHEEAVTALAELRDFVRGLHPAVLNDRGLDAALSGIVARAPLPVKLRVDVAQRCSPSIEAIAYFAVSEALTNVVKHANASRAEVVAERLGDRLIITVTDDGHGGASVDGTGPASASVSASGSGSGSGRGSGTGLRSGMGLRTGTGTGSRSGIGTGTDLGLGNGVGVGNGVGVGNGVGVGNGVGLSSGVGTGTGTGTDLGTGTGTGTGTDLGLDMGAGLGSGWPSGSGHGLNSGFGSGGGAGTGLRGLAQRAAAVDGSLTVVSPPGGPTTVTVSIPCE